A genomic window from Flavobacterium phycosphaerae includes:
- a CDS encoding T9SS type A sorting domain-containing protein, with protein MSNFNVTSINVTPNFPYTGTWYNLMDNSTLNVTSTTDPITIEAGGFRVYGNQPSALNTESFNALRFVNLSPNPATDYFTINNAMSKVLVYSMTGQLVKSYHDKVKGDVYSTSDLKSGVYLVKVFDADHNEKTLKLIKQ; from the coding sequence TTGTCCAACTTTAATGTTACTTCAATAAACGTAACGCCAAACTTTCCTTATACAGGAACTTGGTATAATTTGATGGATAACAGCACGCTTAACGTAACCAGTACCACAGACCCTATTACAATAGAAGCCGGTGGGTTCAGGGTTTACGGAAATCAACCATCTGCTTTAAATACAGAGAGTTTCAATGCCTTGCGTTTTGTAAACCTGTCGCCAAATCCGGCAACAGATTATTTTACTATTAATAATGCTATGTCTAAAGTGTTAGTTTATTCAATGACCGGACAGTTAGTAAAATCATATCATGATAAAGTTAAGGGCGATGTTTATTCAACCTCCGATTTGAAAAGCGGGGTGTATTTAGTCAAAGTATTTGATGCAGATCATAACGAAAAGACATTGAAATTAATCAAACAATAA